The nucleotide sequence CAGACAAGCATTAAAAAGGCCGAAAAGAACATCACAAAGACCGGAATCCAACCTTTAAGCCCCAGCCGAATTTCCGAAAATATCATTCCTAAAAAGGCGGAAATCATTCCCATAAAAAGGGCATCGATGAGGAGCTTACTCCATTTTTCATCCTTGGACTTCATCTTAATAAGATTTTTTTGCATCTTGGGCAGAAAAAGAGCAATCACGACAATCCCCGAAATTATTCCGAGGGCCATAACCCAAGAAATAGTCGTATAGGCTGTTGCATTTGCAATCGGCTGATCCAAGGGAATGTCTAAAACAGAAGCAGCCGTACTTGCCGCAGTAAGTTCGTAGGTTAAGGCTCCCAGTACCGAAAGACGGAGCCAAGGCAGGGGAAGTCCTAAAAATTTGGAAAGGCTTATCATGCCTAAAATGATTGAAATGGCAGGGGCAACCGTAAAAATCGCTGCTCCCGAGATAATTTGCTTTATCTTTTTTTGGGGCATATTGAGCTCTTTTGCCCGCCTCAAAGCCTTTATCAAAAAGAAGACGGATTGAATTAAAACAAAGAGTATCACAATACCTGCAAACCAAAAGAGCACAGAACTATTAACATCAAACATACATACTCCTAATATCACACATCCAGATTTGCATAGACGGCGTTTTCTTCGATAAAC is from Treponema denticola and encodes:
- a CDS encoding DUF5058 family protein produces the protein MFDVNSSVLFWFAGIVILFVLIQSVFFLIKALRRAKELNMPQKKIKQIISGAAIFTVAPAISIILGMISLSKFLGLPLPWLRLSVLGALTYELTAASTAASVLDIPLDQPIANATAYTTISWVMALGIISGIVVIALFLPKMQKNLIKMKSKDEKWSKLLIDALFMGMISAFLGMIFSEIRLGLKGWIPVFVMFFSAFLMLVCGLIVKKTRAKWLESYAMPISLLGGMAFSIPITMLIA